The segment CGCGAGCTCGGCGCGATCCTGCCGATCTGGTCGCGCTGGGCTGCGCTCGCCGTGTGCGCGCTGGTCCTGGCCGGTACCGTGCAGGCGCTGATCGAGGTGGGCACGCCCGACGCGCTGGTGTCGACCACGTACGGCCAATTGATCATCGCCAAGGTGGTGCTGTTCAGCGCGGTGATATCCGTCGCCGCGTACTCCCGCAAGCTGGTCCGCGACCGGCTGGCCGGCGGCGGACCGCGGCGGCTGCGCCGCGCGGTGGGTGTGGAGCTCGGCATCACCGCGGTCGTGCTGGGACTTTCCGCGGTGCTTGTGCAGACCACCCCGGCGCGCACCGCCTCGGCGAACGAGGAGCTCGGCGGGCCCGGCTTCTACTCGGCGACGCTCGAGAGCAGCATCTTCAAGCTCCAGGTCGACGTCGACCCGGCGGCCAAGGGCAACAACTCGGTGCACCTCTACGCCTACGACAAGGCCAACAAGCCGCTGCGGGTGGTCGAGTGGAAGGGCACGGCCGCGCTGCCCGCGAAGGACGTGGCGCCGGTCGACATCCCGCTGCTCCCGCTCACCGACAACCACGCCACGGGCGAGATCACGCTGCCGCTCGACGGTGAGTGGCAGCTCAAGTTCACCGCTCGCATCTCCGACATCGATCAGGCCACGGTGACCGCCACCGTGCCCGTGAGCTAGAGAGGTCCTCCATGAAACGCGCTGCTCTCGTGCTCGGCGCCGCCGTCGCATTCCTGCTGGCGGTGGCGGCACCGGCGTCCGCGCATGTCACCGTCAACCCGCAGGAGGCGGAAAAGGGCGGGTTCGCGCGGCTGGCCTTCCGGGTGCCCAACGAGAGCGACACCGCGTCGACGGTCAAGCTCGAGGTGGTACTCCCGGAGAACGCGCCGGTCGGCTCCGTCTCGATCATGCCGGTGGCCGGGTGGACGGCGACGATGGAGCGGCGCAAGGTCGACCCGCCGGTCGACGTGCACGGCAGCCAGATCAGCGACGTCGTCTCGAAGATCACCTGGACCGCCGCGGCCGGTGGTGGCGTGAAGCCGGGCGAGTTCATCGAGTTCCCGGTGTCGATGGGGCCGCTGCCGGACACCGACACGATGGTCTTCAAGGCCCTCCAGACGTACTCGGACAACGAGGTCTCGCGGTGGATCGAGGAGCCGCAGGCCGGTGCGGAGGAGCCGGAAAACCCGGCGCCGGTACTCACCCTCGTGTCCGCGTCGTCGTCCGAGGCGGAGCCGACGGCCTCTCCCGCCGCGGCGGCCCCGTCCGATGAGGACGGCGACGGCCCGGCGCTGATCCTCGCCGTGGTGGCCCTCGTCGCCGCGCTGGGAGGCCTTGTCCTGGGCGGTCTCGCGTTTGTCCGGAGCCGCCGGGCGTCGTGACGCCTACATGCTCGTTCTCCTCATAAGGGGCATCTTGGAGGGGAAACGGGAATGCGGATCGTGCGTACGGCGGCGGGCATGCTGCTGCTCACCATCGGACTGCCGGTGCTGCTGGTCGGCGGTGCACTGTGGACAGCCATGCAGCACCGCGACGCGGAGGGTGCCTTCAGTGGCCGCGTCGAGCGCATCACCACGCCCGGCCACGCCGTCGTCGTGCCCGACCTCGACGCCCTTCTGCGCCGCGATGCCCCGTTCGCCCGCGCGGGAGACACCCGCCTGCGCGTCACCGCACGCACGGAGGCGGGACCCGCGCTTGTGGCGATCGCCCCGGCCGAGGAAGTGGCCCGCTATCTGGCCGGCGCCGCGTACGCCCAGGTGGACCGCGTCAGCCTGACCGCGGGCCCGCTCCCGGTCGGCATCACGCCCGTGGCGGGCACGGCGGTACCGGCCGCACAGCCCGCGTGGCAGGTGTCCGGCGCGGGCGGGGTGGGCTGGGCCTCGTCCGAGGTACGCGGCCAGCGCCTCGCCCTCGTCGTCATGCACCCGGACGCGCGGGCGGGGATGACGGTCGACCTGCGCGTGGAGGTACGCCCCGGCTGGCTGTCCACGGCGACGTGGGGCCTGCTGCTGGCCGGCGGGGCGCTGATCGTGCTCGGCATGGCGACGCTCGCCTGGCCGACCCGCCGGCAGGTGCCCGCCGCCCGCCCGGCGACCCTCGCCGACGTGCTGACCCCGCCCGCGCCGGTGCCCGCACAGCCGGGTGGCCACGCGCGGTCGGGGTGGGCCGCGCCGACGCCGATGCCGGTACAGCCGATCCTCGCCTGGCCGCCCCACCCGAGCGTGGGCGTGACGCCAACTCCACTGGCCGCCCCCGACCTCGGGCAAGTCGCGGCGGGGCTTGAGATGGACGGGCCGGCGCGTGGCGGCTCCCGCTCCGGCGAGCCGGAGGCCATCCAGGCGGACGACGCCGACGAGCCGGGCGAGCCGCCTGAGGCGGAGCCGGAGGCGCCCGGCCCGGACCTGCCCGGCTCGGCCGACCTGGCCAGCGCTCTCGGCGCGCTAGGGACCGGGAGCCGCTCGACCCGCCGCCGCAAGACCGCCGCCGGCCTGCCGACCGAGGCACAGGCGCCCCAGGTCCCGCCGGTCTCGCCACCCACCGAAGCTGGTATCGGTGGTCACCCGCGGAGGGTGAGGCCGCGGGAGCAGCGGTCCGGACCACCGCGGACGTCGCGGTAGCTCGAATCTGAATGGGGTACCAATGGCGAGTGGCCCTCCACATGCCGTTTGCGGAGGGCCACTCTCACCGGGGGAAACGGTGTGCTGGTGATTTTTGGGGAGCTTGTCTGTTAAGGACAGATTAGCCCACTCGGGCGTGGCTAGGTAGATCTGTCCATTTCGCACCTCGTCTGCGATAATCGAGCACCCCGCTGCGCGCCGGCAGGACGGCGATCAACACGAGCGCGAGCAGCACATACGCGTTGCGGCGGAGGAACTCGCCCACCGTGTCGGTCGGCAGCGGCGCGATGCCCCAGTCGTCGAACGAGACCACGCCGTGCAGCAGCACCAGGAAGCCCGCGGCGGCCACCCCCAGCAGCGCGAGCCGCGGCCGGAGGTCGCGTTCGCGCAGGCCGGCGTCCACCAGGACGACGAAGGCCGGCACGAACCAGTACACGTGGTGCGTCCACGCGATCGGGCTGATCAGCGCCCCGACCAGGCCGGCGAGCGCGAGCCCGGCCACCTCGTCGCCGGCGCGGGCGGCTTGGGCGGCGCGGCGGATGCCGAAGCCCGCGACAAGCGCGACAAGGCCCAGCCACACCAGCCGGCTCGGCTCGTCGGGCAGCGCGGCGCGGCCGATCAGCCCGAGCAGTGACTGGTTGGCGGTGTAGTCGGTGCGCCCCACCCGGTCGGTCGACCACAGATCATTCGTCCAGAACTGCCACGAGTCGCGCGGCGCCATCACCGCCGCCAGCAGCGTGGCGCCGGCCGCCGTCGTGATCGCGGTGATCGCGGCGCGCCACCTCCGCGCGGCAAGGAGATAGACGATGAAGATTCCGGGGTACAGCTTGAGCGCCGTCGCCAGCCCCACGCCTACGCCGGCCCAGCGCGAGTTTCTGGGAACGAGGAGGAGCAGGTCGCCGAGGACCAGCACCACGAGGAGCATGTTGATCTGGCCGAAGGTGAACGTCTCGCGGGTCGGCTCGATCACGAACACCAGCGGGATCGCGATGCCCGCCACGAACCACGGCGGCTGGCGGTGGCGCAGCGCCACGGGGTGTACGAGCCACCAGGTGGTGACGGCGATGGCGGCGGCGGTGCCGATCAGGAACATCACGATCGTGGCGCCCACCGGGATCTCGGCGAGCGGGCGGAGCAGCGCGGCGGTGAACGGCGGGTACGTGAAGTAGAGCTCCCCCTGCACCCGGTCGGGCTGGGCGTAGTCGTAGAGCGGGTGGCCGTCCGCCCACCAGCGCATCGCGCTCACATAGATGCGCAGGTCGAAGAAGTCGTGACGGTTGCCGTACCACTCCAGGAAGGCGGCGACCGCGGCAGCGATTGCCGTGACCGTGGCGATCCGGATGGCTTTCGGCATGTTCAGCAGCGTAACGGCGCTTCGGCCAGGGTGATGGACGGCCGTCGGCGCGTAGGCTGAGCGCGTGGCTGATCTTCTGGTCTGGATCGACTGTGAAATGACCGGGCTCGACCTCGGCAAGGACGCGCTGATCGAGGTGGCCGCCCTGGTCACCGACCCTGACCTGCGCGTGCTCGGCGAGGGGGTCGACGTGGTTATCCATGCCGACGAGGCGGCGTTAGCCGGAATGCCCGAAGTTGTCCACGACATGCATGAGAAGTCAGGCCTTACGGAGGAGGTCCGTCGCTCGACGGTCACCGTCCCCGAGGCCGAAGACATGATCATGGAGTACATCACCCAGTGGGTGCCGGACCCCCGCAGCGCCCCCCTCTGCGGCAACTCGATCGCCACCGACCGCGGTTTCGTGGCCCGCGACATGCCCCGCCTCGACGCCCACCTGCACTACCGCATGATCGACGTCTCGTCCATCAAGGAGCTGTGCCGCCGCTGGTACCCCCGCGTGTACTTCGGCCAGCCCGCGAAAGGCCTGGCCCACCGCGCGCTAGCCGACATCCGGGAGAGCATCCGCGAGCTGGAGTACTACCGCCGCACGATCTTCGTGCCCCTGCCCGGCCCCGACGTGGAGGCCGCCAAGGCCATCGCCGCGACCCTCTGAGACCGTCCCGCCATACCCTGTCGACGAATCGGGCCAGGGTGTGGCTATCATTGGTCGTCGCACCGCACCGGACGTCCGGCGCGGCTGCCGTGGTGGCTGTAGCTCAGTTGGCAGAGCACCGGGTTGTGGTCCCGGGTGTCGGGGGTTCAAATCCCCTCAGTCACCCCACGTATTGGATCGCCTAATACGCAGGTCAGCCCTGGTCTACGGACCAGGGCTGACTGCTTGTAAGGGGCACTTGGGGCTCGTCCCAGGGCCCCAGCGCCGGCTGCAGTCCTTCTTCGCCTGAAGTGCACCTGGAGCGCGCCAGTCGGTTCGGCACGTAGAGGTCGGCTGGGTCACAGCGCGTCGAATCGTCCAAGTCGCCGTTGAGAGAGCCTGCGGCGCGTCTCGCCGTTCGCGATCACCGTCAGGTCATTGGTGAGAGCACGACTATGGACCTGGGGTCGATGGGCCGGCGCCGGCGACGTTCGCGGTGTGATCGGTGCCGTCGGGGCTGGACAAGGGGCGGCCGGTGCTGGAGGAACTGCCGGTGTGCCGGTGGTGGTAAGCGATCAGGGACCTGGTCAAGGGCTGGCGGGTGGCTCGGTTGTGCCAGATGGGCGTGGTTGACGCGAGTAGGCGTTAGGCGATGCGGGCGCCGACGCCGCGGCCGCCGTGCAGTTGCAGGTCGAGTTGGCCTTTGAGCGTGTCGTCGACTGACTCGATGGGCTGCCGGATCGGTTTGAGCAGCTGCTCGCCCGGGCGTGGGGTGCGGTCAAACGGTCGCAGCAGCAGGCCACGATCAGCGAGCGAACGTTCCAGCTCTGCCGAGACGTAGCCCTTTGTCCGCGATGATCAACAGTCCGGTTGGGGGACGGAACAATGCAGCTTGGGGTCTGGGTCGCGGATGCTCTCAAGCTGGGCGCGGCAATGCGCCCAGTCCTGGATGCTCCCGCGTCCCACCACGTCCTGGCCATTTGTGATCGTGGACGTTCGTGGCCCTCGGAGGGGCTGTTGAGTCCACGATCCGCGAGGGGCGGGGCTTGTCCCGCGGACCCGGCAGCGGAGGTCGGGGTTTCGGCGAGCGCCAAGCTCGCCGCCGACCGGAGCGGTGCCCGCGGGAGCATGCGGTCCGCAGGTGATGCGGACGGGGCAGAAATCTTTCGGTAAGAACGGCCGCAACTACCCGTTGTAGGGGATGGCGCTGCCCTTCATGTATTGGTCCCAGCTCATGTTCCAGTCGGTCCAGCCGTTGCCGTTTTCGAGCTTTTCCTCGGTGCCCTTGACGGTGATCGGGTCGCCGATGCGGGTCTGGCCGAAGAGCCA is part of the Phytohabitans houttuyneae genome and harbors:
- a CDS encoding glycosyltransferase 87 family protein, translated to MPKAIRIATVTAIAAAVAAFLEWYGNRHDFFDLRIYVSAMRWWADGHPLYDYAQPDRVQGELYFTYPPFTAALLRPLAEIPVGATIVMFLIGTAAAIAVTTWWLVHPVALRHRQPPWFVAGIAIPLVFVIEPTRETFTFGQINMLLVVLVLGDLLLLVPRNSRWAGVGVGLATALKLYPGIFIVYLLAARRWRAAITAITTAAGATLLAAVMAPRDSWQFWTNDLWSTDRVGRTDYTANQSLLGLIGRAALPDEPSRLVWLGLVALVAGFGIRRAAQAARAGDEVAGLALAGLVGALISPIAWTHHVYWFVPAFVVLVDAGLRERDLRPRLALLGVAAAGFLVLLHGVVSFDDWGIAPLPTDTVGEFLRRNAYVLLALVLIAVLPARSGVLDYRRRGAKWTDLPSHARVG
- a CDS encoding YcnI family copper-binding membrane protein; protein product: MKRAALVLGAAVAFLLAVAAPASAHVTVNPQEAEKGGFARLAFRVPNESDTASTVKLEVVLPENAPVGSVSIMPVAGWTATMERRKVDPPVDVHGSQISDVVSKITWTAAAGGGVKPGEFIEFPVSMGPLPDTDTMVFKALQTYSDNEVSRWIEEPQAGAEEPENPAPVLTLVSASSSEAEPTASPAAAAPSDEDGDGPALILAVVALVAALGGLVLGGLAFVRSRRAS
- the orn gene encoding oligoribonuclease, which encodes MADLLVWIDCEMTGLDLGKDALIEVAALVTDPDLRVLGEGVDVVIHADEAALAGMPEVVHDMHEKSGLTEEVRRSTVTVPEAEDMIMEYITQWVPDPRSAPLCGNSIATDRGFVARDMPRLDAHLHYRMIDVSSIKELCRRWYPRVYFGQPAKGLAHRALADIRESIRELEYYRRTIFVPLPGPDVEAAKAIAATL